TAAGATTAATAAATAAAGCATGTTGGTTAAAGATTTAATTATGTTATATATTTATTGAAGAGGTTGTTGTAATTTTCAGAAGAAGTTTAATAGAAAATATATTTAAAATTTGAAACTTTATTATAAATAAACTTCAAGTTTTATTAGAACAAAAAGTCTTAATTTAAAGCATTGATATGACAAAATGCGGAAAGGGGTAATATAAATTGATAAAAATAAAAGATCTTTGTAAAACTTATGATAATGGCGCCATAAAAGTAAAGGCATTAGAAAATGTTAATTTAGAAGTAAATAGAGGGGAATTTATTTCTATAATAGGCTCCAGTGGTTCAGGAAAAAGCACATTGCTACATCTTATAGGTGGACTAGATACATATAAAGAAGGTAGCATAACTGTAGATGAGATAGAAGTTGAGAATTTAAGTGATGAAGGACTCTCTAAATATCGTAGAGAAAAAGTAGGTTTTATATTTCAATTTTTTAATTTAATTCCTATATTAAATGTAGAAGATAATATAAGTCTTCCAGTTAGGGCAGCTAAAAAAAAAGTTGATTTAGAGTATATGAATGAATTAATAGAAATATTAGATCTTAAAGATAGAGTAAAACATCGTCCAACACAGTTATCAGGTGGACAACAACAGAGGGTTGCAATTGCAAGAGCACTTTTAAGTAAGCCCAGTATTATATTAGCAGATGAACCTACAGGAAACTTAGATAGTAAAAATTCCAAGGAAGTTATAGATTTACTAAATTATGCCTCCTCAAAATACAATCAAACAGTATTAATGGTTACACATGACAGAGAAATCGCAAGTAAAGCTAAAAGGATAATAGAAATGAAAGATGGATTAATCGTAAAAGATACAAAATTGATAGTATAAGGGGAGGAAAAAGTGAAGAATTACATATTGGATTTAGTTACAAATAATATTAGATACGAAAAGAAAAAATATTTTTTTCTTTTTTTAGGAATAGTTTTATCGGTAGTTCTATGTAGCTCAGTGCTACTATTAGTAAGGAATATTAATAATTATCAACTTAGAGATAAGGTTAAGGCAACTGGAGATTATCAGTTGTCATTTATAAAAACTAATGAAAAAGTAATAGATTCCTTAAAAAAAGATCATAAGATAGATAGAAATAGTTTATCCGTACTAATGTTAGAGCTGGATAATAAGGTATCAGAAATTAAAAATCTAAGAGTTGATTTAGTACATGGAAATAAAGAGGCTTATAAGAATTTACTTTCAAAAATGGAAATAAAAGAAGGTGATCTTCCACGAACATCTAAGGAAGTAATTATGGAACAATGGGTGGCTAGGAGAAATAACCTAAAAATAGGAGATCAGATTTCCATAAATATAGATGATAAAAAATTAAGTTACAAATTAGTAGGATTATATCAAAATTTTGAGTCATCCCAGTACAATGAGAAAATTAATATTTACACCATGTTGAATCAGGTAAATGATAGACCTTGGAAGAGAGACAAGGTATTAAATATATATTTTAAGCTAAAAGAAAATGTTTCTATAAGAGATAATATGGAGAAATATAAAAGTCTAGATAAAGAAGGCTTTAAAATAAATGAGGCAGCAGTTAAGTTAGCTCAGGGTGAAAAAACTTGGGGAGAAAATGACAATATAGCTATTGTATTAATAGTACCCATAACGATTATCTCAATAATGATGATACTAAATATATTTAATATAGGAATACTTCAAAGGGTAAAGTTCTTCGGAATGTTAAAAATGATAGGATTATCACAATGGGATATTAAGAAAATTGTATTATTAGAAGCAATAATTCTAGGAATACTAGCATATCCCGTTGGCATAGGAATATCTATTATACTGGTGAAATATATATTGCCATTATTAAAACTAAGTTATATAGTAGGGGACAGTATATATATTTATAAAGACATACTACTAGTTACGGGAATTATATCTATCATAATAGTAATAATCGCTGCATATTTTCCAGCAAGGTTCGCATCGAAATTATCACCGATGGAAGCAGTTTTCAATCAGATAGAGGATTCCAAAGAAGAAATGGTGAAAAAGACCTTTAAGAATAATGTAATACTAGACATGGCCAATACTAATATTAAAAGAAATAAGAAAAGATATATAATAACACTACTCTCTATAATGGTAAGTGTAAGTTTATTAGTAGTTTATAGTAGTTATTATAGCATGGTTAAATATATAGTTGGCATGCAGATAAAAGAAGAGTCATTAATAAGTACTAAGATTTTTAAAGGTGAAAATACAAAAGAAAGATCATTTAAAGCAATCCATGAAGAGATAGAAAATATGCCATATATAAAAAATATATATAAGATATATAATTCACTAGAAGGAGAAGTAGACTTTAAAGATTCAATGAGTGGGAATGCAAGAATTCAAATTTATGATAGTAGGAGACTAGAAAGTATAAACAAAGAAAAATACTTTATAAACGGACATATTGACTATAATAATATGAAAAGCGGGGAAGAGGTATTACTAATACACAAGGACTACAAAACAGCTAAAGATATTAAACCTGGCACTTTTGTTAAGTTTAAATTTAAGGATAAGTTATATGATGTGAAGGTATCTGGTATTTTAAATTCCCCTCCTTATGAAATTAAAAATCAATTTATGAACAAGTATTCTAAAGCAGATATGGTTTTAATTATTAGTGATGAATTTGCAAAGAAAATTTTAGGGAGTAATTTGAATGTTGAGGGATATGACATTGTTAGAGATGAAAAAAAGTTAGATCAGTATAAAAATAAAATTAATGAAATAATAAGTTTAAATCCTGATGTGAAGTGGGTAGAAATTGATGACAATAGAAACAGGATAGATGATTTTTTAGGTCAATTAAATCTATTGATGATAGTATTCATAGGATTTATATTATTTATAGCATTCTTAAATTTATTTAATACAATAAATACGAATATAATTACTAGAAAAAGAGAAATTGGAGTGCTAAAGGCAATAGGACTATCTTCTAAACAGGTAAACTCTATGATATATTTAGAAGGAATTATTTGCTCACTTAAGGGTACTATATATGGAATGGTAATATCCTTAGTTTTTGTTTATTTTATAAAATTTGTTCAAATGAAAGGGTCAAAATGGAATATTCCAACTATGGTTTTAGTGTTTCCTTTTATATTTTCAATACTTATAGGATATCTTTCAGCTAAGATACCTATGAGAAATATAAACTCAAATAGTGTTATAGGATTAATCAATGTGGAAGAGTGCTAAAGTTAAAAGGTTATATCAAAACTTGTTTTGATATAACCTTTGTTATTTATTTTAGTATTTTTTCTATTTCACCATCTTTTATATGAATGATTTTTTGGCATTGACTAGCTATAGTAGAATCATGGGTTACTATTATAATAGTTTTCCCTTCTTTATTTATATTCTTAAAAATTTCCATAACTTCTTCGCTTGTTTTTGTATCTAAAGCACCTGTGGGCTCATCTGCTAAAATTACTTGAGGATTATTAACAAGAGCCCTAGCTATAGCAACTCTTTGATTCTGACCTCCAGATAATTGATTTGGATTTCTAGAAATCTTATCTTCTATACCAAGATTTTTAAGAAGTTTTATTATCCTTTCTTTCTTTTCCTTTTTACTTATCTTTGTATAGTCTAGAGGGATTTTTACATTTTCAAATACACTATAATCCTCAATAAGGGCAAAATATTGAACTATAAAGCCAAAGAAGTTTCCTCTTAGGGAGGCTTGCTCATTTTTAGTTAGTTTACTAATTTCTTTTCCATCTAACAAGTAGCTTCCAGAATTAGGCTTATCTAAGCAACCTAGTATATTTAAAAGTGTTGACTTACCAGAGCCAGAGGCACCCATTATAGCTATCATATCCCCTTTTTCTATATTTAGATCTATATTTTTAAGAGCTTCAATCCTGGAGTCTCCAAATCCGTAAATTTTATTTATATCCTTTAATTCTATTAAACTCATTTTAACATCCCCTAAATTTATTTATTATCTTAAAATAGATGATACTTCTAATTTCATAGCTTTTTTAATAGGAATTATTGCAGTAATTGCTCCAACTATCAAACAAAACAGAAAGGCTATAAGAGTTGATAAAAAGTATATACGGCCATTAAAAAGTCCTAATATATTAAGCTTTACAGAAATAACATAGAGTATAAATCCTAGAATAAAAGATGTAGTTACTATAAGCTCATATTCTATTATTATTCTTCTTGAAATTGCCTTATCAGTACCACCATATGCCTTCCTTATGGCAAGTTCCCTTTGTTTACTTTCTATCCACTCTGTTGTTAGGCTTACAGTATTAAGGGCAAGACAGAGTACTATTAAGATTGTTAGCCCTAATATATTAGCTGTACCGCGAAGAATATCCATAAAGGGGGATTCTATTGAATCATCTACAAAGCTGGTTATATTTGCACTTTGGTACTTACTTTTAAGGTGGGTTGTAAATTTGTTAACAGTTTTAATAGTATCTTTTCCAGCATCTATATAATAAGAGCCTGTGCTAAAATTTAATTCATTTTCCTTAAAAATTGAATTTAAATTTAGGTATATAGAATCATCTAAATAGGTTTTTTTATCTTTATAACCCATAATCCCTATAACCAAATATTGACCAGTTTCTGTATTAAGATAATGTTTTCCGTGAATATCAGAACATTCCTTTAATACTTCCTTACCAATTACAGCTACCTTTTTGTTATCTTGAAAATCTGTTCTATTAAAAAAGCGACCATTCTTCATGGGAACATTAGGCGTTTTATCACCGCTAAAGTAAATGCCTTTGTATATAGGCTTTGATAGATCTTTATACATAAGTATATCTTTATTTAAACTTTGAAAGGCTTTAAAATCACTCTTATCTAGATTCGGTATATTTTGTACTAATAATTTTAAGGATTTATCACTTAAAAAAAAGTTATTTTCTTTATTTACTTCGATTATGCTTTGGAAAAGGGAGGTGCATATGGAGAATATGAAGGATATAACAGTGAAAGTGATAACTATAAAAATTGATTTTTTAAAAAAGGATTTAATCATAAGACTTCACCTATTCCTTTCTTACGATTAATGTATTAATATCTAATCGTAAAATTTTAACAACTGGTATAATAGAAAGAATTAAAATTGCCAAGATTGAAAATAGGAATAAATATAGTGTAGTGCTTAAATCCTTAAAGTAAACTATGTTTAATAAAGTTGTAAAGCAGAAGGAGATTGCAATTATAATTCCAATTTGAAGAATGATTCTATATATAATATCAGATAATTTTGCTCCACATAAAAGATGAATTCCGAATTCAGAAGAATGTTTTTTTATGTAGCTTAATAAGGATGTTACTATACCTGTACTACAAAATATAAATATGAGCAAAAATATAGTATTTAACATTTTAATTTGCTCTTTTAGGTTAGTAATAAAAGTTCCATTAAATATATCCCTAAGCCCATCATAATTAAATTTATATAGGGTATACTTGCTAGCTTCTTTATTTATTGTATTAAAATATTCCATAGCTTTTTCCTTATTTTCCG
The nucleotide sequence above comes from Hathewaya histolytica. Encoded proteins:
- a CDS encoding ABC transporter ATP-binding protein — translated: MIKIKDLCKTYDNGAIKVKALENVNLEVNRGEFISIIGSSGSGKSTLLHLIGGLDTYKEGSITVDEIEVENLSDEGLSKYRREKVGFIFQFFNLIPILNVEDNISLPVRAAKKKVDLEYMNELIEILDLKDRVKHRPTQLSGGQQQRVAIARALLSKPSIILADEPTGNLDSKNSKEVIDLLNYASSKYNQTVLMVTHDREIASKAKRIIEMKDGLIVKDTKLIV
- a CDS encoding ABC transporter permease, giving the protein MKNYILDLVTNNIRYEKKKYFFLFLGIVLSVVLCSSVLLLVRNINNYQLRDKVKATGDYQLSFIKTNEKVIDSLKKDHKIDRNSLSVLMLELDNKVSEIKNLRVDLVHGNKEAYKNLLSKMEIKEGDLPRTSKEVIMEQWVARRNNLKIGDQISINIDDKKLSYKLVGLYQNFESSQYNEKINIYTMLNQVNDRPWKRDKVLNIYFKLKENVSIRDNMEKYKSLDKEGFKINEAAVKLAQGEKTWGENDNIAIVLIVPITIISIMMILNIFNIGILQRVKFFGMLKMIGLSQWDIKKIVLLEAIILGILAYPVGIGISIILVKYILPLLKLSYIVGDSIYIYKDILLVTGIISIIIVIIAAYFPARFASKLSPMEAVFNQIEDSKEEMVKKTFKNNVILDMANTNIKRNKKRYIITLLSIMVSVSLLVVYSSYYSMVKYIVGMQIKEESLISTKIFKGENTKERSFKAIHEEIENMPYIKNIYKIYNSLEGEVDFKDSMSGNARIQIYDSRRLESINKEKYFINGHIDYNNMKSGEEVLLIHKDYKTAKDIKPGTFVKFKFKDKLYDVKVSGILNSPPYEIKNQFMNKYSKADMVLIISDEFAKKILGSNLNVEGYDIVRDEKKLDQYKNKINEIISLNPDVKWVEIDDNRNRIDDFLGQLNLLMIVFIGFILFIAFLNLFNTINTNIITRKREIGVLKAIGLSSKQVNSMIYLEGIICSLKGTIYGMVISLVFVYFIKFVQMKGSKWNIPTMVLVFPFIFSILIGYLSAKIPMRNINSNSVIGLINVEEC
- a CDS encoding ABC transporter ATP-binding protein, producing MSLIELKDINKIYGFGDSRIEALKNIDLNIEKGDMIAIMGASGSGKSTLLNILGCLDKPNSGSYLLDGKEISKLTKNEQASLRGNFFGFIVQYFALIEDYSVFENVKIPLDYTKISKKEKKERIIKLLKNLGIEDKISRNPNQLSGGQNQRVAIARALVNNPQVILADEPTGALDTKTSEEVMEIFKNINKEGKTIIIVTHDSTIASQCQKIIHIKDGEIEKILK
- a CDS encoding ABC transporter permease, giving the protein MIKSFFKKSIFIVITFTVISFIFSICTSLFQSIIEVNKENNFFLSDKSLKLLVQNIPNLDKSDFKAFQSLNKDILMYKDLSKPIYKGIYFSGDKTPNVPMKNGRFFNRTDFQDNKKVAVIGKEVLKECSDIHGKHYLNTETGQYLVIGIMGYKDKKTYLDDSIYLNLNSIFKENELNFSTGSYYIDAGKDTIKTVNKFTTHLKSKYQSANITSFVDDSIESPFMDILRGTANILGLTILIVLCLALNTVSLTTEWIESKQRELAIRKAYGGTDKAISRRIIIEYELIVTTSFILGFILYVISVKLNILGLFNGRIYFLSTLIAFLFCLIVGAITAIIPIKKAMKLEVSSILR